One window of the Saccopteryx bilineata isolate mSacBil1 chromosome 2, mSacBil1_pri_phased_curated, whole genome shotgun sequence genome contains the following:
- the ARRB2 gene encoding beta-arrestin-2 isoform X2 produces the protein MGEKPGTRVFKKSSPNCKLTVYLGKRDFVDHLDKVDPVDGVVLVDPDYLKDRKVFVTLTCAFRYGREDLDVLGLSFRKDLFIATYQAFPPMPNPPRPPTRLQDRLLRKLGQHAHPFFFTIPQNLPCSVTLQPGPEDTGKACGVDFEIRAFCAKSLEEKSHKRNSVRLVIRKVQFAPEKPGPQPSAETTRHFLMSDRSLHLEASLDKELYYHGEPLSVNVHVTNNSTKTVKKIKVSVRQYADICLFSTAQYKCPVAQIEQDDQVSPSSTFCKVYTVTPLLSDNREKRGLALDGKLKHEDTNLASSTIVKEGANKEVLGILVSYRVKVKLVVSRGGDVSVELPFVLMHPKPHDHITLPRPQSAAPETDAPVDTNLIEFDTNYATDDDIVFEDFARLRLKGMKDEDYDDQFC, from the exons ATGGGGGAGAAACCCGGGACCAG GGTCTTCAAGAAGTCGAGCCCTAACTGCAAG CTCACTGTGTACTTGGGCAAGCGGGACTTTGTCGATCACCTGGACAAAGTGGATCCTGTAG ATGGTGTGGTGCTTGTGGACCCTGACTACTTGAAGGACCGCAAAG TGTTTGTGACCCTCACCTGCGCCTTCCGCTATGGCCGCGAAGACCTGGACGTGCTGGGCTTGTCCTTCCGCAAAGACCTGTTCATCGCCACCTACCAGGCCTTCCCCCCAATGCCCAACCCGCCCCGGCCCCCCACCCGCCTGCAGGACCGGCTGCTGAGGAAGCTGGGCCAGCATGCCCACCCCTTTTTTTTCACA ATTCCCCAGAATCTGCCCTGCTCCGTCACCCTGCAGCCAGGCCCAGAGGACACAGGGAAG gcCTGCGGCGTAGACTTTGAGATTCGAGCCTTTTGTGCCAAATCACTAGAAGAGAAAAGCCACAAAAG GAACTCTGTGCGTCTGGTGATCCGAAAGGTGCAGTTTGCCCCGGAGAAACCCGGTCCCCAGCCTTCAGCTGAAACCACACGCCACTTCCTCATGTCTGACCGGTCCCTGCACCTTGAGGCTTCCCTGGACAAGGAG CTGTACTACCACGGGGAGCCCCTCAGTGTCAATGTCCATGTCACCAACAACTCCACCAAGACTGTCAAGAAGATCAAAGTCTCTG TGAGACAGTATGCCGACATCTGCCTCTTCAGCACCGCCCAGTACAAGTGTCCCGTAGCTCAGATCGAACAAGA TGACCAGGTATCGCCCAGCTCCACATTCTGCAAAGTGTACACTGTAACCCCACTGCTCAGTGACAACCGGGAGAAGCGTGGTCTTGCCCTGGATGGGAAGCTCAAGCATGAGGACACCAACCTGGCTTCCAGCACCAT CGTGAAAGAGGGTGCCAACAAGGAGGTGCTGGGGATCCTGGTTTCGTACAGGGTCAAGGTGAAGCTGGTGGTGTCTCGCGGCGG GGATGTCTCAGTGGAGCTGCCTTTTGTTCTTATGCACCCCAAGCCCCATGACCACATCACCCTCCCCAGACCCCAATCAG CTGCTCCCGAAACAGATGCCCCTGTGGACACCAACCTCATTGAATTTGACACCAA CTATGCCACCGATGATGACATCGTATTTGAGGACTTTGCCCGGCTTCGGCTGAAGGGGATGAAGGATGAGGACTATGACGACCAGTTCTGCTAG
- the ARRB2 gene encoding beta-arrestin-2 isoform X1, whose product MGEKPGTRVFKKSSPNCKLTVYLGKRDFVDHLDKVDPVDGVVLVDPDYLKDRKVFVTLTCAFRYGREDLDVLGLSFRKDLFIATYQAFPPMPNPPRPPTRLQDRLLRKLGQHAHPFFFTIPQNLPCSVTLQPGPEDTGKACGVDFEIRAFCAKSLEEKSHKRNSVRLVIRKVQFAPEKPGPQPSAETTRHFLMSDRSLHLEASLDKELYYHGEPLSVNVHVTNNSTKTVKKIKVSVRQYADICLFSTAQYKCPVAQIEQDDQVSPSSTFCKVYTVTPLLSDNREKRGLALDGKLKHEDTNLASSTIVKEGANKEVLGILVSYRVKVKLVVSRGGDVSVELPFVLMHPKPHDHITLPRPQSALAHLLSFPSAAPETDAPVDTNLIEFDTNYATDDDIVFEDFARLRLKGMKDEDYDDQFC is encoded by the exons ATGGGGGAGAAACCCGGGACCAG GGTCTTCAAGAAGTCGAGCCCTAACTGCAAG CTCACTGTGTACTTGGGCAAGCGGGACTTTGTCGATCACCTGGACAAAGTGGATCCTGTAG ATGGTGTGGTGCTTGTGGACCCTGACTACTTGAAGGACCGCAAAG TGTTTGTGACCCTCACCTGCGCCTTCCGCTATGGCCGCGAAGACCTGGACGTGCTGGGCTTGTCCTTCCGCAAAGACCTGTTCATCGCCACCTACCAGGCCTTCCCCCCAATGCCCAACCCGCCCCGGCCCCCCACCCGCCTGCAGGACCGGCTGCTGAGGAAGCTGGGCCAGCATGCCCACCCCTTTTTTTTCACA ATTCCCCAGAATCTGCCCTGCTCCGTCACCCTGCAGCCAGGCCCAGAGGACACAGGGAAG gcCTGCGGCGTAGACTTTGAGATTCGAGCCTTTTGTGCCAAATCACTAGAAGAGAAAAGCCACAAAAG GAACTCTGTGCGTCTGGTGATCCGAAAGGTGCAGTTTGCCCCGGAGAAACCCGGTCCCCAGCCTTCAGCTGAAACCACACGCCACTTCCTCATGTCTGACCGGTCCCTGCACCTTGAGGCTTCCCTGGACAAGGAG CTGTACTACCACGGGGAGCCCCTCAGTGTCAATGTCCATGTCACCAACAACTCCACCAAGACTGTCAAGAAGATCAAAGTCTCTG TGAGACAGTATGCCGACATCTGCCTCTTCAGCACCGCCCAGTACAAGTGTCCCGTAGCTCAGATCGAACAAGA TGACCAGGTATCGCCCAGCTCCACATTCTGCAAAGTGTACACTGTAACCCCACTGCTCAGTGACAACCGGGAGAAGCGTGGTCTTGCCCTGGATGGGAAGCTCAAGCATGAGGACACCAACCTGGCTTCCAGCACCAT CGTGAAAGAGGGTGCCAACAAGGAGGTGCTGGGGATCCTGGTTTCGTACAGGGTCAAGGTGAAGCTGGTGGTGTCTCGCGGCGG GGATGTCTCAGTGGAGCTGCCTTTTGTTCTTATGCACCCCAAGCCCCATGACCACATCACCCTCCCCAGACCCCAATCAG CACTCGCCCACCTACTTTCCTTCCCCTCAGCTGCTCCCGAAACAGATGCCCCTGTGGACACCAACCTCATTGAATTTGACACCAA CTATGCCACCGATGATGACATCGTATTTGAGGACTTTGCCCGGCTTCGGCTGAAGGGGATGAAGGATGAGGACTATGACGACCAGTTCTGCTAG